One stretch of Tepidibacter hydrothermalis DNA includes these proteins:
- the csaB gene encoding polysaccharide pyruvyl transferase CsaB — MPKVVISGYYGFNNIGDEAILKGLIDGIKDFNQDTEIVVLSQYPEFTSKKHNVRSIKRMNLFSIIKEIKDCDLLVSGGGSLLQDVTSKRSILYYIAIINIAKILNKKVMIYSQGIGPVNKKYNRNILKRVLNKVDFINVRDENSKQELVDMGIEKDILVTMDTVFGIKKPDIEIGKEILRDINIDFEKKIVGLSIRPWKNNKQIVTEISKVCESLVEEYDYQVLFIPFHFYADSSIIKDIYKNIDKKYRENVFVLDKYLYVDEYISLVGNLDFLIGMRLHALIFSVLMGVPVVGLSYDPKINNFLNFIEKNEVISILNINFNDIMNEVKCLIDNIDDERALISKKKDEFREITDIHNKVLMDLIENRGEYFGKN; from the coding sequence ATGCCTAAAGTTGTTATATCCGGTTATTATGGTTTCAATAATATCGGAGATGAAGCTATACTTAAAGGATTAATAGATGGAATAAAAGATTTTAATCAGGATACTGAGATAGTTGTTTTATCTCAGTATCCTGAATTCACTTCGAAAAAACATAATGTAAGATCTATAAAGAGAATGAATCTTTTTAGTATAATAAAAGAAATTAAGGACTGTGATTTGTTAGTTAGTGGTGGTGGATCACTACTTCAAGATGTAACTTCAAAGAGGTCTATTCTTTATTATATAGCGATAATAAATATAGCAAAGATTTTAAATAAAAAGGTTATGATATACTCTCAAGGTATAGGTCCTGTTAACAAAAAGTACAATCGAAATATTTTAAAGAGAGTTTTAAATAAGGTCGATTTTATAAATGTAAGAGATGAGAACTCTAAACAAGAGCTTGTAGATATGGGTATAGAAAAGGATATACTAGTTACAATGGATACTGTGTTTGGAATTAAAAAGCCAGATATTGAGATTGGAAAAGAAATACTAAGGGATATAAATATAGATTTTGAAAAGAAGATAGTGGGGCTTTCTATAAGGCCATGGAAGAACAATAAGCAGATAGTAACAGAGATTTCTAAGGTTTGTGAAAGTTTGGTTGAGGAATACGATTATCAAGTTCTATTTATACCTTTCCATTTTTATGCAGATTCTAGTATAATAAAAGATATTTACAAGAACATAGATAAAAAATATAGAGAAAATGTATTCGTATTAGATAAGTATCTTTATGTAGATGAATATATATCTTTGGTTGGAAATCTAGATTTTTTAATAGGAATGAGGCTTCACGCACTTATATTTTCTGTTTTAATGGGAGTACCTGTTGTAGGACTTTCTTATGATCCGAAAATAAATAATTTTTTAAATTTTATTGAAAAAAATGAGGTTATATCTATTTTAAATATAAATTTTAATGATATAATGAATGAGGTAAAATGTTTAATAGACAACATAGATGACGAGAGAGCATTAATATCTAAAAAGAAAGATGAATTTAGGGAAATAACAGATA